In Oryzihumus leptocrescens, the following are encoded in one genomic region:
- a CDS encoding MerR family DNA-binding transcriptional regulator: MTSPELSIGAFAHLVGLTPSALRFYDDCGLLHPARVDPGSGYRWYAVSQEPRARLLAELRVVDLPLVSARAVLDGSPEEATRLLEDHLAAVEGKAALTRRAVTDALTDLHGGQRPCRFTLSGPELASAVRQVAPAAAAADRVTLPGEDPALDEVLRCALLEVDAGEVRLVASDRYRLSVRTLHPRAGNDTAGRALVPVPDLVDLAGWARPQTEVTLTLEGDRITAEGEGGSRRLATREGDFPAYQAILDGVPAATVRAMVARERLRSALEEDLPEVVVLELREGHFALDPPGLRLDAVVVGGPMRVGFAPPLLRAALEASVGPEVMLELSEPNRPVLVRSADQGTFTTLVMPYRLDHHG; the protein is encoded by the coding sequence GTGACCTCACCGGAGCTGAGCATCGGCGCCTTCGCCCACCTCGTCGGCCTGACCCCGAGCGCCTTGCGCTTCTACGACGACTGCGGCCTGCTGCACCCCGCCCGGGTGGACCCCGGCAGCGGATACCGCTGGTATGCCGTGTCGCAGGAGCCGCGGGCGCGGCTCCTCGCGGAGCTGCGGGTGGTGGACCTCCCCCTCGTCTCGGCGCGGGCCGTGCTCGACGGATCGCCGGAGGAGGCCACCCGCCTGCTGGAGGACCACCTGGCGGCCGTGGAGGGCAAGGCGGCACTGACCCGCCGGGCGGTGACCGACGCCCTGACCGACCTGCACGGCGGGCAGCGCCCGTGCCGTTTCACCCTGTCCGGCCCGGAGCTGGCCAGCGCCGTGCGGCAGGTGGCCCCCGCCGCGGCCGCCGCCGACCGCGTCACGCTGCCCGGTGAGGACCCCGCCCTCGACGAGGTCCTGCGGTGCGCCCTGCTCGAGGTCGACGCGGGCGAGGTGCGGCTGGTCGCGAGCGACCGCTACCGGCTGTCGGTCCGCACGCTGCATCCCCGTGCGGGCAACGACACCGCGGGGCGGGCACTGGTGCCCGTCCCTGACCTCGTCGACCTGGCCGGCTGGGCCCGGCCCCAGACCGAGGTCACCCTGACCCTGGAGGGCGACCGGATCACCGCCGAGGGCGAAGGGGGGTCGCGCCGGCTGGCGACCCGCGAAGGCGACTTCCCGGCATACCAGGCGATCCTCGACGGGGTGCCCGCGGCGACGGTCCGCGCCATGGTGGCCCGCGAGCGCCTGCGCAGCGCCCTGGAGGAGGACCTGCCCGAGGTGGTCGTGCTCGAGCTGCGCGAGGGCCACTTCGCGCTCGACCCGCCCGGCCTGCGGCTCGACGCGGTGGTCGTCGGCGGTCCGATGCGCGTCGGCTTCGCGCCGCCCCTCCTGCGGGCGGCGCTGGAGGCCAGCGTCGGTCCCGAGGTGATGCTGGAGCTCTCGGAACCCAACCGCCCCGTGCTGGTGCGCTCGGCCGACCAGGGCACGTTCACCACCCTGGTCATGCCCTACCGGCTCGACCACCACGGATGA
- a CDS encoding MFS transporter encodes MADDLGLAWGAPTLRAALGSVSLVATFLLPVSSLCVPLLARAHGWSAVTGGVLVGATVAGALSVTLLVARRGASGQPMLVAGSGLLVAGSGILGVAWSPWEGVAVVGALVQGVGTALFTSRVGPILLGSAPRTHLARVQSLLVLVQAAPLVVAMPLLGSLAAWAGAGAATTTCAAGTAAAGVLLLQQRRPAS; translated from the coding sequence GTGGCCGACGACCTGGGGCTGGCCTGGGGGGCGCCGACCCTGCGCGCCGCACTCGGCTCGGTCTCCCTGGTGGCCACGTTCCTGCTGCCGGTGTCGTCACTGTGCGTCCCGCTCCTCGCCCGTGCCCACGGCTGGTCGGCGGTGACCGGTGGCGTCCTCGTCGGCGCCACCGTCGCCGGTGCCCTGTCCGTCACCCTGCTCGTGGCCCGTCGCGGGGCATCCGGACAGCCCATGCTGGTCGCGGGCTCGGGGCTGCTCGTCGCGGGCAGCGGGATCCTGGGCGTGGCCTGGTCGCCCTGGGAGGGCGTGGCCGTGGTCGGCGCCCTGGTCCAGGGGGTGGGGACCGCGCTGTTCACCTCGCGGGTGGGACCGATCCTGCTCGGCAGCGCCCCACGCACGCACCTGGCGCGGGTGCAGTCACTGCTGGTGCTGGTCCAGGCCGCGCCGCTGGTGGTCGCCATGCCCCTGCTCGGTTCCCTGGCCGCGTGGGCGGGGGCCGGCGCGGCCACGACGACCTGCGCGGCGGGTACGGCCGCGGCCGGCGTCCTGCTGCTGCAGCAGCGGCGGCCGGCGAGCTGA
- a CDS encoding lytic murein transglycosylase: MRRRWPGSRQLALWAATVLVLGAGTDREVVLGLSASPPPRAGAPAAAPLEGLAVPGATWGMAPGAGFVGAPATRPQTRRAALPVQPASWSEPTGGPALPARLLAAYRRAVATAPPGCHLPVTLLEAVGQVESGSLTGRSVDADGRVRPAVVGPVLDGAGFAAIRDTDGGRWDGDPIWDRAVGPMQFIPGTWLRAGVDADGDGRADPQDVDDAAAAAAAYLCSHGRDLARAADLRAAVLAYNHSGDYLTTVLGWMRTFGEHGVSVVWQPEPLSPPVAAGPARQAATSASATPQPSTTGSSGPATTPGRSTTPGGTPTGSPTGDPGGTPTGTPSSGTGDASTCQPTPTADPTGPGDLTGPGDTPAPVPTPTEAPVTAPAAAPTTVPDGDAPTPTVTDPCPTSTPMPTGTPAPADGSTAAGLPTPANAPTSGAAPVEPTGAGT, encoded by the coding sequence ATGCGGCGCCGCTGGCCCGGGAGCCGGCAGCTCGCGCTCTGGGCGGCGACGGTGCTGGTGCTGGGCGCCGGCACCGACCGTGAGGTGGTGCTGGGGCTGTCGGCTTCGCCGCCGCCGCGGGCAGGCGCTCCCGCCGCGGCGCCGTTGGAGGGGTTGGCCGTTCCAGGGGCCACCTGGGGGATGGCGCCCGGGGCCGGTTTCGTCGGTGCGCCGGCGACCCGGCCCCAGACCCGCCGGGCCGCCCTCCCGGTCCAGCCCGCGTCGTGGTCGGAGCCCACTGGGGGACCAGCGCTGCCCGCGCGGCTGCTGGCGGCCTACCGGCGAGCCGTGGCGACGGCGCCACCCGGGTGCCACCTGCCGGTGACGCTGCTGGAGGCCGTGGGCCAGGTCGAGTCGGGGTCCCTCACCGGCCGGTCCGTCGACGCCGACGGCCGGGTCCGCCCCGCCGTGGTCGGCCCGGTGCTCGACGGCGCCGGCTTCGCCGCGATCCGCGACACCGACGGCGGCCGCTGGGACGGCGACCCGATCTGGGACCGGGCGGTCGGGCCCATGCAGTTCATCCCGGGCACCTGGCTGCGGGCCGGTGTCGACGCCGACGGCGACGGTCGTGCCGACCCCCAGGACGTGGACGACGCGGCCGCGGCTGCGGCGGCGTACCTGTGCAGCCACGGGCGTGACCTCGCCCGTGCCGCGGACCTACGTGCCGCGGTCCTCGCCTACAACCACTCCGGGGACTACCTGACGACCGTGCTCGGGTGGATGCGCACCTTCGGCGAGCACGGGGTGTCGGTGGTGTGGCAACCCGAGCCGCTGTCCCCGCCCGTCGCCGCCGGACCGGCCCGGCAGGCAGCGACCTCAGCCTCCGCGACGCCGCAGCCCTCCACGACAGGGTCGTCCGGCCCAGCCACCACTCCCGGGCGGTCGACCACCCCCGGCGGGACGCCCACCGGGAGCCCCACAGGTGACCCGGGTGGAACACCAACTGGCACGCCCAGCTCCGGGACGGGTGACGCGTCGACCTGCCAGCCGACCCCGACCGCCGACCCGACCGGACCGGGCGACCTCACCGGACCGGGCGACACGCCGGCTCCGGTGCCCACGCCGACCGAGGCGCCGGTGACCGCCCCCGCGGCCGCGCCCACCACGGTCCCGGATGGGGACGCCCCGACGCCCACGGTCACGGACCCGTGCCCGACGAGCACGCCCATGCCGACCGGCACGCCGGCTCCCGCCGACGGGTCGACGGCTGCAGGTCTGCCCACTCCCGCGAACGCACCGACCTCGGGAGCCGCACCCGTCGAGCCCACCGGCGCCGGGACCTGA
- a CDS encoding copper resistance protein CopC, with protein MATGRRTSVRLRLAAAALLAVTAGLVLPSGAAQAHAFLASSNPGDGQVLPVAPRQLTLEFSEHVELASTRIELSRGSEAPVALTGLRLVTSGGGDSAAGVEDTEEPVQVAAALPPLERGTYRISWETLSSDDLHRTSGDLVFGVQEAVAATAFSEPAPRPEEAAMRWAVLLGLALCLGGRLARWVLGRARPAAGPWAAAGCDRYAVWGAVGASLASVALLVDQLAPTGLRLDGLLAGGYGLRWAVRGAGLLLLVGATWTGRTRPSQTTSRGLLAAGTGLACVGTALLGHSGAGAAVSPTRVVATAAHLAGGLTWAGALAVLSAVVVRGHRAGRLSGADVRAALRAFGIPAAACVSVVAVTGLYLSSQVVGSVDALVLTVYGRTLLLKVVAAGLAGVLALANTVRLHGRGSRARQVPARAVLAEAGVALTILALTAVLTSGQPALEPQLVRPPAQPSSVAVDQQVGDLQEALAVRPNRPGPAVALVDVFDARRPSPGPVRSVEVSLVGPTGQPPQRVAAQPIGGGRWSAPLDLRDPGRLRLEVTVRRAGMGATTATFPWTVGRVPLPTRPTTLSTAPLGPALVDAAAGAALLVLLAWSVLLWRRRAARGPARVSRPAAAAAPSPTSPARDAELVGALPDRGVPTGTGR; from the coding sequence ATGGCGACCGGGCGCCGGACCAGCGTGCGGCTCCGGCTGGCGGCGGCTGCCCTGCTCGCGGTGACGGCCGGGTTGGTGCTGCCCTCGGGGGCAGCGCAGGCCCACGCCTTCCTGGCCTCGAGCAACCCCGGTGACGGGCAGGTCCTCCCGGTCGCGCCGCGCCAGCTCACCCTGGAGTTCAGCGAGCACGTCGAGCTGGCCTCCACCCGCATCGAGCTGTCCCGGGGCAGCGAGGCGCCGGTCGCGCTGACCGGGCTGCGGCTGGTCACCAGCGGCGGGGGCGACAGCGCCGCGGGTGTCGAGGACACCGAGGAGCCGGTGCAGGTTGCGGCCGCGCTGCCGCCGCTGGAGCGCGGCACCTACCGCATCTCCTGGGAGACGCTGTCCAGCGACGACCTGCACCGCACGAGCGGCGACCTGGTGTTCGGCGTCCAGGAGGCGGTGGCCGCCACCGCCTTCTCCGAGCCGGCGCCGCGTCCGGAGGAGGCCGCGATGCGCTGGGCTGTCCTGCTCGGGCTGGCCCTGTGCCTGGGTGGCCGGCTGGCCCGGTGGGTCCTCGGGCGTGCCCGGCCGGCCGCCGGCCCGTGGGCCGCAGCCGGCTGTGACCGGTATGCCGTGTGGGGCGCTGTCGGCGCGTCGCTGGCCTCGGTGGCCCTGCTGGTCGACCAGCTCGCCCCGACCGGGCTGCGGCTCGACGGCCTGCTCGCGGGAGGCTACGGCCTCCGCTGGGCGGTCCGCGGTGCCGGGCTGCTCCTGTTGGTGGGGGCCACATGGACCGGCCGGACCCGGCCGTCACAGACCACCTCCCGGGGTCTGCTGGCGGCCGGGACCGGCCTCGCCTGCGTCGGGACCGCCCTGTTGGGGCACTCCGGCGCCGGTGCCGCGGTGAGCCCGACCCGCGTGGTCGCGACAGCCGCCCACCTGGCCGGCGGCCTGACGTGGGCCGGAGCCCTGGCGGTCCTGTCCGCCGTGGTGGTCCGCGGGCATCGGGCAGGCCGGCTGTCCGGAGCGGACGTGCGGGCCGCCCTGCGTGCGTTCGGGATCCCGGCGGCGGCGTGCGTGAGCGTGGTGGCCGTGACCGGGCTCTACCTGAGCAGCCAGGTGGTCGGCTCGGTCGACGCCCTGGTCCTGACCGTCTACGGCAGGACCCTGCTGCTCAAGGTCGTGGCCGCCGGGCTGGCCGGCGTCCTCGCCCTGGCGAACACCGTGCGGTTGCACGGCCGCGGGTCGAGGGCCCGTCAGGTGCCGGCGCGCGCCGTGCTGGCCGAGGCCGGCGTGGCCCTGACGATCCTGGCGCTGACGGCCGTGCTCACGAGCGGGCAGCCAGCCCTGGAGCCCCAGCTGGTCCGCCCCCCGGCGCAGCCGTCGTCGGTCGCTGTGGACCAGCAGGTCGGCGACCTGCAGGAGGCACTGGCGGTCCGACCCAACCGACCCGGCCCGGCCGTGGCGCTGGTCGACGTCTTCGACGCCCGGCGGCCCTCCCCGGGGCCTGTGCGCTCGGTCGAGGTGAGCCTGGTCGGACCCACCGGCCAGCCGCCTCAGCGGGTGGCCGCCCAGCCCATCGGTGGCGGCCGGTGGTCGGCCCCGCTGGACCTGCGCGATCCGGGACGGTTGCGCCTGGAGGTGACCGTGCGCCGCGCCGGGATGGGCGCGACGACCGCCACCTTCCCCTGGACTGTCGGGCGGGTACCGCTCCCCACCCGCCCGACAACCCTGTCCACCGCGCCCTTGGGACCAGCGCTGGTGGACGCCGCGGCCGGCGCCGCCCTCCTGGTGCTGCTGGCGTGGTCGGTCCTGCTGTGGCGCCGGCGCGCGGCCCGCGGGCCGGCCCGGGTGTCCCGCCCGGCGGCGGCCGCGGCCCCAAGCCCGACGTCACCGGCCCGAGACGCCGAGCTCGTCGGTGCGCTGCCCGACCGTGGCGTCCCGACCGGAACGGGGCGCTGA
- a CDS encoding multicopper oxidase domain-containing protein translates to MTRNTPCHRAHSPRWARRIAALAAVGLLGIPVVASRADAAGAVAPTATGRALTAPARAASRGLPARAATAVPAAAAGKLSGQGCTGSGTVACDLWAMAGTTSLLGRTVPIWGYSSTGSAGSATAPGPLLVVHQGDRVTVTLHNQLDEATSLAFPGQPAAAFSAGLSATAEVSGTAAGGTSTYTFTAGRPGTYLYEAGHTADGTRQVAMGLAGALVVLAPDGTAYGSSGTSYDDDAVVVLSEVDPALNAAPTTFDMRDFAPKYRLINGKPFPSTDPVSTDQGHRVLLRYVNVGSQTHSMSLLGQDQTLVAQDGHPLAYAEPAVTEAVEPGSTMDSIVTMPTGPEAKIALFEAGGHLDNTGQTTADPTQLAFGGMLTFLDTAAPADSGDSVGPVPSHVSVSPNPSDGLAPVTVTADLSDATTGGAAVRQAEFVVDDAVTTGVGFGSPMTGTFGTVTVTGAQGTIPATADCTATPTPVALSCLDAGRHVVYVRAQDANGNWGVVGSAVLNLPKTGPQTTNGSASPNPSNGIDGVDLNATGDDSDAGGKITAAEYFVDTAGANGSGHAMTLNRSATVVSEDVTIPAADVTAMGEGVHHLLVHSKDSLGLWGPTLDVPFTVDLTGPGVEAASVGPNPSNGVVSDTANPGYLVVSARITDRDAQGAVQSPLKDAEAFLDPTTATPAGGTGLQLIATDGRMGSSTEDVYGLIPLSQVRALSDGQHRVAVRGQDAAGNWGPLYVATLTVDRKAPVLSGLVASPNPTNGAASVTLTAAVDETSFAAAEFWLGSTDPGAGKATRLPVSLVAGKIVVTVPLSGIPQGGQRFNLRVQDLAGNWSNAVNTTVTVVRPNAIFSDSFDSGTLSAWSSTTGGVSVTPAAGIPVGGSNRGLQVTLPGGSANRLSTVTDTTPDAETGYHARFAFNANTLTSGTTTSTTLTLLQARAAAGGETFALQFHGAGGTAQVRVVMDRTGQGAVTGAWVTLPAGTHTLQVDWLSGPATGASRGALTLRVDGTAQTALNGNTSGLRVDTVLLGVGQGVTSTNRSTMAGTAFFDSFVSTRNTLP, encoded by the coding sequence ATGACCCGCAACACCCCCTGTCACCGGGCGCACTCGCCCCGGTGGGCACGACGTATCGCGGCGCTCGCCGCGGTGGGCCTGCTCGGCATACCGGTGGTCGCCTCCCGGGCCGACGCGGCCGGTGCCGTGGCACCGACCGCCACCGGCCGGGCCTTGACGGCCCCGGCCAGGGCTGCCTCCAGGGGCCTCCCGGCCCGGGCCGCGACGGCCGTGCCCGCGGCCGCTGCGGGCAAGCTCTCCGGGCAGGGCTGCACCGGCTCGGGCACGGTCGCCTGCGACCTGTGGGCGATGGCCGGCACCACCTCGCTGCTCGGCCGCACGGTGCCGATCTGGGGCTACTCGAGCACCGGTTCGGCCGGGTCGGCCACCGCCCCCGGCCCGCTCCTGGTGGTCCACCAGGGCGACCGGGTCACGGTCACCCTGCACAACCAGCTCGACGAGGCGACCTCCCTGGCCTTCCCGGGCCAGCCGGCCGCCGCGTTCTCCGCCGGGCTGTCGGCCACCGCCGAGGTGTCCGGCACCGCGGCCGGTGGCACGTCGACCTACACGTTCACCGCGGGCCGGCCCGGCACCTACCTGTACGAGGCCGGGCACACCGCCGACGGAACCCGTCAGGTCGCGATGGGCCTGGCCGGGGCCCTCGTGGTGCTCGCGCCCGACGGCACGGCCTACGGCTCGTCCGGCACGAGCTACGACGACGACGCCGTCGTGGTGCTCAGCGAGGTCGACCCGGCCCTGAACGCGGCGCCGACGACGTTCGACATGCGCGACTTCGCGCCGAAGTACCGGCTGATCAACGGCAAGCCGTTCCCCTCGACCGACCCGGTCAGCACCGACCAGGGACACCGGGTCCTGCTGCGCTACGTCAATGTCGGCAGCCAGACCCACTCGATGAGCCTGCTCGGCCAGGACCAGACCCTGGTCGCCCAGGACGGGCACCCGCTGGCCTACGCCGAGCCCGCCGTGACCGAGGCGGTCGAGCCGGGCTCGACGATGGACAGCATCGTCACCATGCCGACCGGGCCCGAGGCCAAGATCGCGCTCTTCGAGGCCGGTGGGCACCTGGACAACACCGGCCAGACCACCGCCGACCCGACACAGCTGGCGTTCGGCGGGATGCTGACGTTCCTCGACACGGCCGCCCCGGCGGACTCTGGCGACAGCGTCGGCCCGGTCCCCTCGCACGTGTCGGTGAGCCCCAACCCCTCCGACGGGCTGGCGCCGGTCACCGTGACGGCGGACCTCAGCGACGCGACGACCGGCGGCGCCGCCGTCCGGCAGGCGGAGTTCGTCGTCGACGACGCCGTGACGACCGGCGTGGGCTTCGGCAGTCCGATGACCGGCACGTTCGGCACGGTGACGGTCACCGGTGCCCAGGGCACGATCCCGGCCACGGCCGACTGCACCGCGACGCCGACACCGGTCGCGCTGAGCTGCCTCGACGCCGGCAGGCACGTCGTCTACGTCCGGGCGCAGGACGCCAACGGCAACTGGGGCGTGGTCGGCTCGGCCGTCCTCAACCTGCCCAAGACCGGACCGCAGACGACCAACGGCTCGGCGTCGCCGAACCCGAGCAACGGCATCGACGGCGTGGACCTCAACGCGACCGGTGACGACTCCGACGCGGGCGGCAAGATCACGGCGGCGGAGTACTTCGTCGACACCGCCGGCGCCAACGGCTCCGGCCACGCGATGACGCTCAACCGCAGCGCGACCGTCGTCTCCGAGGACGTCACGATCCCCGCGGCGGACGTCACCGCCATGGGCGAGGGCGTGCACCACCTGCTGGTGCACAGCAAGGACAGCCTCGGACTGTGGGGCCCGACCCTGGACGTCCCGTTCACGGTCGACCTGACCGGCCCGGGCGTCGAGGCGGCCAGCGTCGGCCCGAACCCGAGCAACGGGGTCGTCAGCGACACCGCCAACCCCGGCTACCTCGTGGTCTCGGCGCGGATCACCGACCGTGACGCGCAGGGCGCGGTGCAGAGCCCGCTCAAGGACGCCGAGGCGTTCCTCGACCCGACGACGGCCACCCCGGCCGGTGGCACCGGGCTCCAGCTCATCGCCACCGACGGCCGGATGGGCTCGAGCACCGAGGACGTCTACGGCCTGATCCCGCTCTCGCAGGTCCGGGCCCTGTCCGACGGCCAGCACCGGGTGGCGGTCCGTGGCCAGGACGCCGCCGGCAACTGGGGTCCGCTCTACGTCGCGACGCTGACGGTCGACCGGAAGGCGCCGGTGCTGTCCGGCCTCGTCGCCTCGCCCAACCCGACCAACGGAGCAGCCTCGGTCACCCTGACGGCGGCGGTCGACGAGACCTCGTTCGCTGCGGCGGAGTTCTGGCTCGGCAGCACCGACCCCGGGGCCGGCAAGGCCACGCGGCTCCCGGTGAGCCTGGTGGCCGGCAAGATCGTGGTGACCGTGCCGCTGTCCGGCATCCCGCAGGGCGGGCAGCGCTTCAACCTGCGGGTGCAGGACCTGGCCGGCAACTGGAGCAACGCGGTGAACACGACGGTCACCGTGGTCAGGCCGAACGCGATCTTCTCGGACAGCTTCGACTCCGGGACGCTCTCGGCGTGGTCCTCCACCACCGGTGGGGTCTCGGTGACCCCGGCGGCCGGCATACCGGTCGGCGGGAGCAACCGCGGCCTGCAGGTGACCCTGCCCGGCGGGTCGGCCAACCGGCTCTCCACGGTCACGGACACCACCCCGGACGCGGAGACCGGCTACCACGCACGGTTCGCCTTCAACGCCAACACGCTGACCTCCGGCACGACGACGTCGACGACGCTGACGCTGCTGCAGGCCCGCGCGGCGGCCGGAGGCGAGACGTTCGCCCTGCAGTTCCACGGCGCCGGAGGGACCGCGCAGGTCCGCGTGGTGATGGACCGGACCGGGCAGGGCGCCGTCACCGGGGCCTGGGTCACCCTCCCGGCCGGCACCCACACCCTGCAGGTCGACTGGCTCAGCGGGCCGGCCACCGGCGCCTCGCGGGGCGCGCTCACCCTGCGCGTGGACGGCACGGCGCAGACCGCGCTCAACGGCAACACGAGCGGCCTGCGCGTCGACACCGTCCTGCTCGGGGTCGGCCAGGGCGTCACCTCGACGAACCGCTCGACGATGGCGGGCACCGCCTTCTTCGACAGCTTCGTCTCGACCCGCAACACCCTGCCCTGA
- a CDS encoding multicopper oxidase domain-containing protein: MHPITRSVRRRAGAAALVGALAVTALVTSQRTAEAATSEGLQCLTDPHQTFSLTAGDGYVSTPDGNSLYMWGYADSRGHFQLPGPTLCVTEGQPVTVVLHNTLPEDTSIVFPGQKGVRANGNPAQPQLDSGGSLTSLVQPAAANDGSVTYTFTPGSPGTYLYESGTDVDKQVQMGLYGALVVRPAGHPDQVNGRADSRFNPAHEYVFLLSEVDPDLHLAVERRQPYDMSRYRARYYMINGRSMPDTLAPNHASWLPNQPYGALVHIQPYDAVTNPLPAVIRYLNAGSVNYPFHPHGSDERVVNKDGHALQGPTGQDLSYLKYDLDVQPGQSVDALMDWRDVEHWNPTTNPIPTQVPAITDQLLVGSDTWFSESPYLGVKNPLPANITANNECGEYYHVAHSHALQQATNYGATFGGMMTVFRIDPPAGCPAN, from the coding sequence ATGCATCCCATCACCCGCTCCGTGCGGCGCCGGGCCGGTGCCGCGGCCCTGGTCGGCGCGCTCGCGGTCACCGCGCTGGTGACCAGCCAGCGGACCGCAGAGGCAGCCACCTCCGAGGGCCTGCAGTGCCTGACCGACCCGCACCAGACGTTCTCGCTCACCGCCGGTGACGGCTACGTCTCGACCCCCGACGGCAACTCGCTCTACATGTGGGGCTACGCCGACAGCCGGGGGCACTTCCAGCTGCCCGGCCCGACCCTGTGCGTCACGGAGGGCCAGCCGGTCACGGTGGTGCTGCACAACACCCTGCCGGAGGACACCTCGATCGTGTTCCCCGGCCAGAAGGGCGTACGGGCCAACGGCAACCCCGCCCAGCCCCAGCTGGACTCGGGCGGGTCGCTCACCTCGCTGGTCCAGCCCGCGGCCGCGAACGACGGCTCGGTGACCTACACGTTCACCCCCGGCAGCCCGGGCACGTACCTGTACGAGAGCGGCACCGACGTCGACAAGCAGGTCCAGATGGGGCTGTACGGCGCGCTGGTCGTGCGCCCGGCCGGTCACCCCGACCAGGTCAACGGCCGGGCCGACTCGAGGTTCAACCCCGCGCACGAGTACGTGTTCCTGCTCTCGGAGGTCGACCCCGACCTGCACCTGGCGGTCGAGCGGCGCCAGCCCTACGACATGAGCAGGTACCGGGCCCGGTACTACATGATCAACGGCCGCAGCATGCCCGACACCCTGGCGCCCAACCACGCCTCGTGGCTGCCGAACCAGCCCTACGGCGCGCTGGTCCACATCCAGCCGTACGACGCGGTGACGAACCCGCTGCCCGCAGTCATCCGCTACCTCAACGCCGGCTCGGTGAACTACCCGTTCCACCCCCACGGAAGCGACGAGCGGGTGGTCAACAAGGACGGGCACGCCCTGCAGGGCCCAACAGGCCAGGACCTGTCGTACCTCAAGTACGACCTCGACGTGCAGCCCGGGCAGAGCGTCGACGCGCTGATGGACTGGCGCGACGTCGAGCACTGGAACCCCACGACGAACCCGATCCCGACCCAGGTGCCGGCCATCACCGACCAGCTGCTCGTCGGCTCGGACACCTGGTTCAGTGAGAGCCCCTACCTCGGGGTGAAGAACCCCCTCCCGGCCAACATCACGGCCAACAACGAGTGCGGCGAGTACTACCACGTCGCGCACAGCCACGCGCTGCAGCAGGCCACCAACTACGGGGCGACCTTCGGGGGGATGATGACGGTCTTCCGCATCGACCCGCCCGCCGGCTGCCCGGCGAACTGA
- a CDS encoding multicopper oxidase domain-containing protein yields the protein MTENATPRALSRRLFLAGTGGIAGATLIGARLLNSPVARAATRPTAAAAPQRTVHLVGTDGWVSMPPNAPADPPFFPDALAPSPFNTYVFGFRDVTGMSATQVAAQRGKAQISAPMMSFDEGDDVTLTLTNLGLQQRPDLFDGHTLHWHGFVNAIPLFDGVPELSLAVPIGRDLSYFYRPHDAGTYMYHCHFEDVEHVQMGMTGMVFVRPQQNRHPVAGDPVGSKYAYNDGDGSTRYDREFAFMITELWSAAHYRDAHIQVSDWTDFDPSFWLLNGRAWPDTTAANGNPNSTAAGRLQYQPISSLIRCNAGERVLLRMSSLGYQNHAMTVDNIDLQVVAKDASLLKGRDGTPNYLTTNTVDVGPGESRDVIFVAPAPGEYLLYDRKYSYLDNGGGPGYGGMMTKIVVSPAGTLGPQTAPNA from the coding sequence ATGACCGAGAACGCAACGCCCCGGGCCCTGTCCCGCCGCCTGTTCCTGGCCGGCACCGGCGGGATCGCCGGCGCCACCCTGATCGGCGCCCGGCTGCTCAACAGCCCGGTCGCCCGCGCAGCCACCCGCCCGACGGCAGCCGCCGCTCCGCAGAGGACGGTGCACCTGGTCGGCACCGACGGCTGGGTGTCCATGCCTCCCAACGCGCCGGCCGACCCGCCGTTCTTCCCCGACGCCCTGGCGCCGAGCCCGTTCAACACCTACGTGTTCGGCTTCCGGGACGTGACCGGGATGAGCGCGACCCAGGTCGCGGCGCAACGCGGCAAGGCGCAGATCAGCGCGCCGATGATGTCCTTCGACGAGGGCGACGACGTGACGCTCACGCTGACCAACCTCGGCCTGCAGCAGCGACCCGACCTCTTCGACGGCCACACGCTGCACTGGCACGGCTTCGTCAACGCGATCCCGCTGTTCGACGGCGTTCCCGAGCTGTCGCTGGCCGTGCCGATCGGCCGCGACCTGTCCTACTTCTACCGGCCGCACGACGCCGGGACCTACATGTACCACTGCCACTTCGAGGACGTGGAGCACGTGCAGATGGGCATGACCGGCATGGTCTTCGTGCGCCCGCAGCAGAACCGCCACCCGGTGGCCGGTGACCCGGTGGGCTCGAAGTACGCCTACAACGACGGGGACGGGTCGACCCGCTACGACCGCGAGTTCGCGTTCATGATCACCGAGCTGTGGTCGGCCGCCCACTACCGCGACGCGCACATCCAGGTCAGCGACTGGACCGACTTCGACCCCAGCTTCTGGCTGCTCAACGGGCGGGCCTGGCCCGACACCACCGCCGCGAACGGCAACCCGAACTCCACGGCTGCGGGACGCCTTCAGTACCAACCGATCTCGTCGCTGATCCGCTGCAACGCCGGGGAGCGGGTGCTGCTGCGCATGTCCAGCCTCGGCTACCAGAACCACGCGATGACCGTGGACAACATCGACCTGCAGGTCGTCGCCAAGGACGCCAGCCTGCTCAAGGGCCGTGACGGCACGCCCAACTACCTGACCACCAACACGGTCGACGTGGGCCCGGGGGAGAGCCGCGACGTGATCTTCGTGGCGCCGGCTCCGGGGGAGTACCTGCTCTACGACCGCAAGTACTCCTACCTCGACAACGGCGGCGGCCCCGGCTACGGCGGGATGATGACGAAGATCGTCGTCTCCCCTGCCGGAACCCTGGGCCCGCAGACCGCCCCGAACGCGTGA